One Streptosporangium becharense genomic window, GAGGCGCTGAAGAGAGCCGCGGAACAGCCGCAGGACCTGGCCTTCTCCTTCGAGGACAGCGTCCACGTCGACGGCCCGATCGAGGCGGCGTACGCGTTCGTCCACGAGGCGGGCAGGTGGGCCGAACGGCTGCCGCACGTCGCCCGGGTCGACCTCAGCGAGGAGGTCGAGAACACCCAGATCCTGGAGATGGACACGCGGACCGCCGACGGATCCGTCCACACCACCCGGTCGGTCCGCATCTGCTTCCCCGGCGAGAAGATCGTCTACAAGCAGCTCAGGACCCCGGCGTTGTTGACCGCCCACACCGGCCGCTGGACCTTCACCCGCGACGGCTCGGGGGGCCCGGGGGGCACGGTGACCTCCGGCCACACCGTCGAGATCGCCCCCGCCGCCGTCACCACCGTGCTCGGCGCCGGCGCCACCGTGGAGGACGCCCGCGCCTTCGTCCGCAAGGCGCTCGGCGCCAACAGCCGGGCCACACTCGCCCACGCCGCAACCCACGCCCGAAGCGCCGCCCGCTGAGGCCACACCCAGGAGGAACCATGACTCAGCCGACCGTGACCATGGAGTTCGTCCCCGCCGAGACCTACCAGCGCATCCAGCAGTTCTACGCCCGCCACATGCAGCTCCTCGACGACGGGGCGGCCGAGGAGTGGGCCGAGACCTTCACCGAGGACGCGTTCTTCGAGCAGAACGTCAAGGACGAGCCCTGGCGCGGGCGGGAGCAGATCGGGACCCGGCTCCGCCGCGGCATCGACGCCATGGGAGACAGCGGCGTCCAGCGGCGGCACTGGTTCGGGATGATCAGCGCCCGTCCCGGTGAGGCGGCGGGGGAACTGCGCACGCGCTACTACGCCCTGGTGCTGGAGACCCCCGCCGGAGGCGCCCCCAGCGTGCGCCTGAGCATCGTCGGTGAGGACGTCCTCGTCGAGGACGACGGAGCGCTGCTGGTGAAGTACCGCTCCATCGCCCACGACGGGGCCGTGTGACGGACGGGACGTGCGTTCGCTGACAGAGCCGGGGGGCTACCGGGCGGTTCCGCCGCCCGGCGCCTCCGGCGCATCCATCG contains:
- a CDS encoding aromatase/cyclase encodes the protein MTLHETEHSVVVDAPPKVVFDLVADVTLWPRIFPPTIHVEHLDRDASQETIRLWATANGQVKTWTSRRTLDPAGTRVGFRQQVSQPPVAAMGGEWIIEPLGPGQVRVRLTHDYRAVDDDPEAVAWIAAAVDRNSGAELEALKRAAEQPQDLAFSFEDSVHVDGPIEAAYAFVHEAGRWAERLPHVARVDLSEEVENTQILEMDTRTADGSVHTTRSVRICFPGEKIVYKQLRTPALLTAHTGRWTFTRDGSGGPGGTVTSGHTVEIAPAAVTTVLGAGATVEDARAFVRKALGANSRATLAHAATHARSAAR
- a CDS encoding nuclear transport factor 2 family protein, yielding MTQPTVTMEFVPAETYQRIQQFYARHMQLLDDGAAEEWAETFTEDAFFEQNVKDEPWRGREQIGTRLRRGIDAMGDSGVQRRHWFGMISARPGEAAGELRTRYYALVLETPAGGAPSVRLSIVGEDVLVEDDGALLVKYRSIAHDGAV